A genomic stretch from Telopea speciosissima isolate NSW1024214 ecotype Mountain lineage chromosome 7, Tspe_v1, whole genome shotgun sequence includes:
- the LOC122668870 gene encoding cytoplasmic 60S subunit biogenesis factor REI1 homolog 1 produces the protein MPGLTCNACNKEFEDDLQQKLHYKSEWHRYNLKRKVAGVPGVTEALFLTRQAALAQEQNKSKETPMLYSCALCAKGYRSVKAHAQHLKSRTHLMRASQSSVGDTVIKPLQSRAANKPAPRREAANNEENEESEDEWEEINAEDYLVDEATDSLTQLDVDEASNDDMDEDDDDDEEELEPSCCFMCDLKHDNIESCMVHMHKQHGFFIPDIEYLKDPKGLLTYLGLKVKRDFMCLYCNDKCHSFNSLEAVRKHMEAKSHCKVHYGDGSDDEEAELEEFYDYSHSYADGDGKQLVTVEDMDNSVELGSGGAELVLTRKMDGGISVKTLGSWEFLRYYRQKPHPSPRRDVAIAIALAKKYKSMGLATVQSKEPIVRMKVLREMNRSGVEAMRSKMGMKSNVIRNLPNNVPY, from the exons ATGCCAGGGCTCACCTGCAATGCGTGCAATAAGGAATTCGAAGATGATTTACAGCAAAAGCTTCATTACAAATCCGAATGGCACCGTTACAATCTCAAGAGGAAG GTTGCAGGCGTTCCAGGAGTGACTGAAGCATTGTTTCTAACTAGGCAAGCTGCATTAGCCCAAGAACAAAATAAGTCAAAGGAGACTCCTATGCTATACAGCTGTGCTCTATGTGCCAAAGGTTATAGAAGTGTGAAAGCGCATGCTCAACATCTTAAATCAAGAACTCATCTCATGCGGGCATCACAATCAAGTGTTGGAGATACAGTGATTAAGCCTCTCCAAAGCCGTGCTGCTAATAAGCCTGCCCCACGAAGAGAGGCTGCTAACAACGAGGAGAATGAAGAGAGTGAAGATGAGTGGGAGGAAATCAACGCAGAGGACTATTTGGTTGATGAAGCCACTGATTCATTAACCcagttggatgtggatgaaGCCTCAAATGATGACatggatgaagatgatgatgatgatgaagaagaattggaaCCTTCCTGTTGCTTTATGTGTGATTTAAaacatgataacatagaaagctgCATGGTTCACATGCACAAGCAACATGGATTTTTCATCCCCGATATTGAGTATCTGAAGGATCCCAAGGGCCTCCTTACTTATCTTGGGCTTAAG GTTAAAAGGGATTTCATGTGCTTGTATTGCAATGACAAGTGCCATTCCTTCAACAGCTTAGAAGCAGTGAGGAAGCATATGGAGGCAAAAAGTCATTGCAAAGTACATTATGGGGATGGGAGTGATGATGAGGAAGCCGAGTTGGAGGAATTTTATGATTATAGCCACAG TTATGCGGATGGAGATGGGAAACAGCTGGTCACAGTGGAAGACATGGACAACTCTGTTGAACTTGGAAGTGGTGGGGCTGAGCTAGTGCTGACAAGAAAAATGGATGGTGGGATATCAGTTAAAACTCTCGGATCTTGGGAATTTTTGCGCTACTACCGCCAGAAACCGCATCCCTCACCTAGAAGAGATGTTGCCATTGCTATTGCATTAGCCAAAAA GTACAAGAGCATGGGCTTAGCAACAGTGCAGTCAAAAGAGCCGATTGTAAGGATGAAGGTGTTGCGGGAGATGAATAGGTCAGGTGTGGAAGCCATGCGTAGCAAGATGGGAATGAAGAGTAATGTCATCCGGAATCTCCCCAACAATGTCCCATATTAG